From a single Nicotiana tomentosiformis chromosome 2, ASM39032v3, whole genome shotgun sequence genomic region:
- the LOC138904351 gene encoding uncharacterized protein translates to MEETQEEVNPSREHIVDIPELIVPKAKAPMPRPPPPYPQSLAKKNGENQFKRFIDMMKNLSINVPLVEVLEQIPGYAKFMNNFVTKKRSMNCETIKMTHQVSTLVHSMALKLEDPSAFTIPCTIGSADFAKSLCDLGASINLMPYSVFKTLEIGKLRPTSMRLQMVDHTMKRPLDIIDDVLVRVDKFILPADFVILDCEVDYEVPIILGRHFLVMGKALVDVQIYEATE, encoded by the coding sequence atggaggagactcaagaagaagtgaacccgtctagggaacacattgtAGACATACCAGAACTgatagtgccaaaggctaaggcaccaatgccaaggcctcctcctccataccctcaaagtctTGCCAAAAAAAAtggcgagaaccaattcaaaaggtttattgacatgatgaagaacttatctattaatgtgccattagttgaggTTTTGGAGCAAATACCCggatatgcaaagttcatgaataATTTCGTgacaaagaagaggtcgatgaattgtgagactataaagatgacacatcaagtaaGCACacttgtgcactcaatggctcttaaattggaagatcccagcgctttcacaatcccttgcaccattggaagcgccgactttgccaaatctctttgtgatctaggggcgagtatcaacttgatgccctactcagTTTTCAAAACGTTGGAGATTGGGAAACTAAGACCCACTTCGATGAGGCTACAAATGGTGGAtcatactatgaagagaccattggatatcattgatgatgtgttggttcgagttgataagttcatcctcccggcggactttgtgattcttgattgtgaagtggactatgaggttcCTATTATTTTGGGTAGACATTTCCTTGTTATGGGGAAGGCACTTGTTgatgtgcaaatctatgaggcaaccgaatag